A portion of the Paucilactobacillus hokkaidonensis JCM 18461 genome contains these proteins:
- a CDS encoding F0F1 ATP synthase subunit gamma, which yields MPASLASVKHKIASTKNMHQITTAMQMVSTSKLNQIQRHTKTYQVYAAKVEQVVAHLAQSHIIGSTSAGDSSAISPLLEKRPVQKTGVLVITSDRGLVGSYNSNVIKATLDFMREHNLTAENSVFLTVGNTGTEFFTKRGMNVAYEYTGVSDVPTFNEVREIVKTVTDMYSNDIFDELYVSYSHFVNRISSKVKTIQMLPISEDTLEETVSTETQKPQINPEYEFEPSEDDILSVVLPQYAESLVYGAILDAKTSEHASSSNAMRSASDNASDIISALELQYNRARQAVITTEITEITGGMTAVE from the coding sequence GTGCCAGCTTCACTTGCAAGCGTTAAACATAAGATTGCGTCTACTAAAAACATGCATCAAATTACGACTGCGATGCAAATGGTTTCAACTTCAAAATTGAACCAGATCCAACGTCACACGAAGACTTATCAGGTGTATGCAGCTAAGGTAGAACAAGTTGTGGCCCATCTTGCACAATCTCATATTATTGGGTCAACTTCTGCTGGCGATAGTTCGGCAATTTCTCCGCTTCTAGAAAAACGGCCGGTCCAAAAAACTGGTGTTTTAGTAATTACCTCTGATCGTGGATTGGTTGGTAGTTATAATAGTAATGTGATTAAAGCCACGCTAGATTTTATGCGTGAACATAATCTCACTGCTGAAAACAGTGTTTTTCTGACTGTTGGTAATACTGGGACTGAATTTTTTACTAAACGTGGAATGAACGTGGCGTATGAATATACTGGTGTTAGTGATGTACCAACATTTAATGAAGTTAGAGAGATTGTTAAAACGGTCACTGATATGTATAGTAATGATATTTTTGATGAGTTATATGTTTCATATAGTCATTTTGTGAACCGAATTTCATCAAAAGTGAAGACTATTCAAATGTTACCAATTTCTGAAGATACACTTGAGGAAACCGTTTCTACTGAAACGCAAAAACCTCAAATTAATCCAGAATATGAATTTGAACCTTCAGAAGATGACATTCTTTCAGTTGTATTGCCACAATATGCTGAAAGTTTGGTCTACGGAGCGATTTTGGATGCTAAAACATCTGAGCATGCATCGAGTTCTAATGCAATGCGATCGGCTTCGGACAATGCAAGCGATATTATTTCAGCTTTGGAATTACAATATAATCGTGCGCGTCAGGCTGTGATTACCACTGAGATTACTGAAATCACTGGTGGTATGACGGCTGTTGAATAA